One window of the Petroclostridium xylanilyticum genome contains the following:
- the mrdA gene encoding penicillin-binding protein 2: MFIIIIAVIFAYRLIQLQVINGKAYAEESERRLRRAVEIKAPRGEILDRFGRVLATNRIGYSINIQKVDISISEFNDMILNLINTLEVNNDTYIDSLPITYPPFQFDFPGNDEATRKDNEIKWKQTKKFDANATAEEVMRKLRHTYKIPAEYSDLDARKVISVRYAMSEQGFGTYSSFTVASDVSINTVMQIEERNREFPGVSIFEEPIRTYPNQELAAHVLGYVGRINADEYSKLKDKGYGMNDILGKAGMEKYLEEFLKGKDSKKEIEINEQGKLTQVLDSMAPVPGNDVILTIDAELQKVAETSLRNTIDKIRNGGYGEEYSDANSGAVVALDVNTGAVLAMASYPTYNPSEFYKDYKRLSSDTLQPLFNRAIAGAYPPGSTFKMLTGIAALEEGIVTPYDKILDTGIYKFYKGYQPACWLWTKARATHGYLNMVGALQVSCNIFFYDVGRRLTIEKIYDYGVKFGLGELTGIELAGESKGILAGPGPRKRIFNKPWVPGDTIQAAIGQSDHMFTPLQIASYVSTIANGGTRYKVHIVDKVKTYNDGRIIKQTAPEILGKIEMKPETIKTIFEGMRAVTEEGGTASAVFRDFPVTVAGKTGTAQASGGSDHGWFVGFAPYDNPQIAVAVIVARGGSGGNVAPVARDIFAAYLGVDKALDKEFPLNQITR; encoded by the coding sequence GTGTTTATAATTATAATAGCAGTTATTTTTGCATACAGGTTAATCCAGCTGCAAGTTATCAATGGAAAAGCATATGCAGAAGAGTCCGAGAGGAGATTACGTAGAGCGGTAGAAATAAAGGCCCCTAGAGGTGAAATTCTTGATAGGTTTGGGAGAGTCCTTGCAACTAACCGTATAGGATATTCCATTAATATTCAAAAAGTAGATATAAGTATAAGCGAATTTAATGATATGATTTTAAATTTAATAAATACTCTTGAAGTTAATAATGACACATATATAGATAGTTTGCCTATAACATACCCTCCATTTCAGTTTGATTTCCCTGGAAATGATGAAGCTACCAGAAAAGATAATGAGATAAAATGGAAACAAACTAAAAAATTTGATGCAAATGCTACTGCCGAGGAGGTTATGAGAAAACTAAGGCATACCTATAAAATTCCTGCTGAATACAGTGATCTGGATGCCAGAAAAGTAATTTCAGTCCGTTATGCCATGAGTGAACAGGGCTTTGGCACATATAGCAGCTTTACTGTGGCATCCGATGTAAGTATTAATACCGTGATGCAGATAGAAGAAAGAAATAGAGAATTTCCGGGGGTCAGTATTTTTGAAGAACCCATTAGAACCTACCCCAATCAGGAACTGGCTGCCCATGTTTTGGGTTATGTCGGGAGAATAAACGCAGATGAGTATAGTAAGCTCAAAGATAAGGGCTACGGCATGAATGACATACTGGGTAAAGCGGGTATGGAAAAATACCTGGAAGAATTTTTAAAAGGTAAGGATAGTAAAAAAGAAATAGAAATAAACGAACAGGGAAAATTAACTCAAGTTTTAGATAGTATGGCTCCGGTTCCAGGCAATGATGTAATTTTAACAATTGATGCAGAACTACAAAAAGTCGCAGAAACATCTTTAAGAAATACTATTGATAAGATACGTAACGGTGGATATGGAGAGGAATACAGTGATGCTAACAGTGGGGCAGTTGTAGCATTAGATGTAAATACGGGAGCAGTCCTTGCAATGGCAAGTTATCCAACTTACAACCCGTCAGAATTTTACAAGGATTATAAAAGATTAAGCAGTGATACATTACAACCTTTGTTTAACAGAGCCATAGCAGGTGCCTATCCACCGGGGTCTACCTTTAAAATGTTAACAGGGATTGCTGCGCTGGAAGAAGGAATAGTTACTCCTTATGATAAGATCTTAGATACAGGTATATATAAATTTTATAAGGGTTATCAGCCCGCTTGTTGGTTATGGACCAAAGCACGTGCAACTCATGGATATTTAAATATGGTTGGAGCCCTTCAGGTATCATGTAATATCTTTTTTTATGATGTAGGCAGAAGATTAACCATAGAAAAGATTTATGATTATGGAGTGAAATTTGGGCTTGGTGAGCTTACAGGTATAGAACTGGCCGGTGAAAGCAAGGGTATATTGGCGGGACCGGGACCACGTAAGAGAATTTTTAACAAACCATGGGTTCCGGGCGATACAATACAGGCTGCCATAGGCCAATCTGACCATATGTTTACACCTCTGCAGATAGCCAGCTATGTAAGCACCATAGCTAACGGCGGTACACGTTACAAGGTCCATATTGTAGACAAAGTAAAGACATACAATGACGGGAGAATAATAAAACAGACTGCTCCGGAAATCTTAGGTAAGATAGAGATGAAACCTGAAACTATAAAAACTATTTTTGAGGGGATGAGGGCAGTTACTGAGGAAGGAGGCACTGCAAGTGCCGTATTTAGAGATTTTCCCGTAACTGTAGCCGGAAAAACCGGTACGGCGCAAGCGTCTGGCGGTTCTGATCATGGATGGTTTGTAGGATTTGCACCTTATGATAATCCGCAAATAGCGGTGGCTGTTATTGTCGCACGAGGCGGCAGTGGGGGAAATGTGGCTCCTGTTGCCAGGGACATCTTTGCTGCATATTTAGGGGTTGATAAGGCTTTGGATAAAGAATTTCCTTTAAATCAAATTACAAGATAA
- a CDS encoding SoxR reducing system RseC family protein: MEQVGRVVKTEGRMAEIQIQRTTACSGDCGKCSGCAPTSLTVKASNEVNAKVGQMVKIDTSTSNVLLAAFGVYIVPIVLLIATYMTVYGYITLNSLPIDAEFMGIIAGLIVLVISFIIIRFIDKTLAKSNKFELKIKKIIH, encoded by the coding sequence ATGGAGCAGGTCGGTAGAGTTGTAAAGACAGAGGGCAGGATGGCAGAAATTCAGATTCAACGTACCACGGCTTGCAGCGGTGATTGTGGAAAATGCAGTGGATGTGCTCCTACATCATTGACGGTAAAAGCTAGCAATGAAGTGAATGCTAAAGTTGGTCAAATGGTGAAAATAGATACCTCTACCAGTAATGTATTACTTGCAGCTTTCGGGGTATATATTGTTCCTATTGTGTTACTAATTGCAACATATATGACTGTCTATGGTTATATCACACTAAACAGTCTTCCGATAGATGCAGAGTTTATGGGAATTATAGCAGGACTTATTGTTTTAGTAATATCTTTTATTATTATCCGGTTTATAGATAAAACACTGGCAAAAAGCAATAAGTTTGAATTGAAAATTAAAAAGATTATACATTGA
- a CDS encoding YHS domain-containing protein, which produces MEFLQENWWYLLFVGAMMFMMFRRGGCCGGHSYGGYSHGGDHGSHYPPNTNQSNTQTMDMVKDPVCGMYINPNTAIHEVINGKTYYFCSEACRNEFRKRQ; this is translated from the coding sequence ATGGAATTTTTACAGGAGAATTGGTGGTATTTGCTCTTTGTTGGAGCAATGATGTTTATGATGTTTAGACGCGGAGGCTGCTGCGGAGGACACTCTTATGGAGGGTATAGTCATGGAGGAGATCATGGCAGTCATTATCCACCTAATACTAACCAGTCCAATACTCAGACAATGGATATGGTAAAAGACCCGGTATGTGGTATGTATATAAATCCCAATACTGCAATTCATGAGGTGATAAACGGAAAAACTTATTACTTCTGCAGTGAAGCTTGTAGAAATGAATTTCGTAAACGACAATAA
- the lgt gene encoding prolipoprotein diacylglyceryl transferase, producing MRILFHIFGVPVHFFGVMIALGMLAGIYVAYIEAKRKGLDTGKLFDIVLYSVIAGVIGARLFYIVFYNLSYYIKNPVEIIKINEGGLSIHGGLFTAFIFAVIYVKKHRLNFFKYADAIAPAIILGQGIGRVGCDVFGKAMSIPLPWGVRYQGQLVHPAQVYEFVLNYLVFLILWRKRKNIKYDGQIFIWYIILFSINRGVVELFRINPLIIGWFSVAHLLSVLFIIGALVLMYFIKRGVFSTSTVDSTMAVEGKSSLAKDILIILGLMIISMIVFYTVQS from the coding sequence ATGAGGATATTATTTCATATATTTGGTGTTCCGGTTCATTTCTTTGGCGTAATGATTGCCTTAGGGATGCTGGCAGGAATATATGTAGCATATATAGAAGCTAAAAGAAAAGGCCTGGATACAGGGAAACTGTTTGATATCGTCCTTTACTCAGTTATTGCGGGAGTTATAGGTGCAAGGCTGTTTTATATAGTATTCTATAACTTATCCTATTATATCAAGAACCCTGTTGAAATTATAAAGATCAACGAAGGTGGTTTATCCATCCATGGGGGACTATTTACTGCATTTATTTTTGCCGTGATTTATGTTAAAAAGCATAGATTAAACTTTTTTAAATATGCGGATGCAATAGCCCCCGCAATCATATTAGGACAGGGGATAGGAAGAGTAGGCTGTGATGTGTTTGGAAAAGCTATGTCCATCCCATTGCCGTGGGGGGTAAGATATCAAGGACAGTTGGTACATCCGGCACAGGTGTATGAATTTGTTTTAAACTACCTGGTGTTTCTGATATTGTGGAGAAAGAGAAAAAATATAAAGTATGACGGACAAATATTTATATGGTATATTATCTTATTCTCTATTAACAGGGGAGTAGTAGAACTGTTTAGGATTAATCCTTTAATTATTGGCTGGTTTTCGGTAGCTCACCTGTTAAGTGTCCTGTTTATAATAGGTGCGTTGGTTTTAATGTATTTCATAAAGCGAGGCGTTTTTAGTACATCAACAGTGGACTCAACAATGGCTGTGGAAGGCAAGTCAAGCCTGGCAAAAGACATTTTGATTATATTGGGATTAATGATAATTTCAATGATTGTTTTCTATACCGTGCAATCGTAG